A window of the Salvelinus sp. IW2-2015 unplaced genomic scaffold, ASM291031v2 Un_scaffold2520, whole genome shotgun sequence genome harbors these coding sequences:
- the LOC112074159 gene encoding uncharacterized protein isoform X3 produces MALVFSLSTLMFLLITGMETSKSLSQCSELKVIQVESGKDAVLECSVKFSAESPGNVNIERIQLWRLHQNGSHKGEPVFKYTQQSSNPRMPQRQKYQHSMPPANEKDKVVSLLVKETQPEDEGPYECVVNTDSGNTNCNFMLEVTVRDQPQVPENAANQKEIPKNSYMSVAAVFVVVGSLAIGLLLLKLFQARRLRQHESLIPEDSVVPEGYCPAER; encoded by the exons ATGGCGTTGGTCTTCAGCCTGTCCACTCTCATGTTTCTCCTCATCACTGGGATGGAGACATCCAAAA GTCTAAGTCAGTGCTCAGAGTTGAAGGTAATCCAGGTGGAATCTGGGAAGGATGCAGTCCTAGAGTGCTCTGTGAAGTTCAGTGCGGAATCCCCTGGTAATGTAAACATAGAGCGGATCCAGTTGTGGAGGCTGCACCAGAATGGTAGTCACAAAGGTGAACCWGTGTTCAAATACACTCAACAATCCTCCAATCCCAGGATGCCGCAGAGACAAAAATATCAGCATTCCATGCCACCTGCCAATGAGAAAGACAAAGTTGTGTCCCTGTTGGTCAAAGAAACCCAGCCTGAAGATGAGGGTCCGTATGAGTGTGTGGTGAACACTGACAGTGGAAACACAAATTGTAACTTCATGCTGGAGGTCACAG TACGAGACCAGCCCCAGGTTCCTGAAAATGCTGCGAATCAAAAGGAAATTCCAAAGAACAGTTACATGAGTGTGGCTGCTGTATTTGTGGTAGTAGGCTCTCTTGCCATTGGACTGCTGCTTCTCAAGCTGTTTCAAGCCAGAAGACTCAGACAAC ATGAATCCTTGATACCAGAGGACTCTGTTGTGCCAGAAG gttattgtcctgctgaaaggtga
- the LOC112074159 gene encoding uncharacterized protein isoform X2, whose protein sequence is MALVFSLSTLMFLLITGMETSKSLSQCSELKVIQVESGKDAVLECSVKFSAESPGNVNIERIQLWRLHQNGSHKGEPVFKYTQQSSNPRMPQRQKYQHSMPPANEKDKVVSLLVKETQPEDEGPYECVVNTDSGNTNCNFMLEVTVRDQPQVPENAANQKEIPKNSYMSVAAVFVVVGSLAIGLLLLKLFQARRLRQHESLIPEDSVVPEEPEDTAVPAEHDPSTRTGLFP, encoded by the exons ATGGCGTTGGTCTTCAGCCTGTCCACTCTCATGTTTCTCCTCATCACTGGGATGGAGACATCCAAAA GTCTAAGTCAGTGCTCAGAGTTGAAGGTAATCCAGGTGGAATCTGGGAAGGATGCAGTCCTAGAGTGCTCTGTGAAGTTCAGTGCGGAATCCCCTGGTAATGTAAACATAGAGCGGATCCAGTTGTGGAGGCTGCACCAGAATGGTAGTCACAAAGGTGAACCWGTGTTCAAATACACTCAACAATCCTCCAATCCCAGGATGCCGCAGAGACAAAAATATCAGCATTCCATGCCACCTGCCAATGAGAAAGACAAAGTTGTGTCCCTGTTGGTCAAAGAAACCCAGCCTGAAGATGAGGGTCCGTATGAGTGTGTGGTGAACACTGACAGTGGAAACACAAATTGTAACTTCATGCTGGAGGTCACAG TACGAGACCAGCCCCAGGTTCCTGAAAATGCTGCGAATCAAAAGGAAATTCCAAAGAACAGTTACATGAGTGTGGCTGCTGTATTTGTGGTAGTAGGCTCTCTTGCCATTGGACTGCTGCTTCTCAAGCTGTTTCAAGCCAGAAGACTCAGACAAC ATGAATCCTTGATACCAGAGGACTCTGTTGTGCCAGAAG AGCCTGAGGATACAGCAGTCCCAGCAGAGCACGACCCCAGCACCAGGACAGGACTGTTTCCGTAG
- the LOC112074159 gene encoding uncharacterized protein isoform X1, producing the protein MALVFSLSTLMFLLITGMETSKSLSQCSELKVIQVESGKDAVLECSVKFSAESPGNVNIERIQLWRLHQNGSHKGEPVFKYTQQSSNPRMPQRQKYQHSMPPANEKDKVVSLLVKETQPEDEGPYECVVNTDSGNTNCNFMLEVTVRDQPQVPENAANQKEIPKNSYMSVAAVFVVVGSLAIGLLLLKLFQARRLRQHESLIPEDSVVPEGMFEYIICLPNGKGIPVRTIKVYQMYSKMHFIKCVQLHQPPACPAQEHSRHSRGWQATSHPAVIGSPTGQRTIVPVSSGFDRSRPSL; encoded by the exons ATGGCGTTGGTCTTCAGCCTGTCCACTCTCATGTTTCTCCTCATCACTGGGATGGAGACATCCAAAA GTCTAAGTCAGTGCTCAGAGTTGAAGGTAATCCAGGTGGAATCTGGGAAGGATGCAGTCCTAGAGTGCTCTGTGAAGTTCAGTGCGGAATCCCCTGGTAATGTAAACATAGAGCGGATCCAGTTGTGGAGGCTGCACCAGAATGGTAGTCACAAAGGTGAACCWGTGTTCAAATACACTCAACAATCCTCCAATCCCAGGATGCCGCAGAGACAAAAATATCAGCATTCCATGCCACCTGCCAATGAGAAAGACAAAGTTGTGTCCCTGTTGGTCAAAGAAACCCAGCCTGAAGATGAGGGTCCGTATGAGTGTGTGGTGAACACTGACAGTGGAAACACAAATTGTAACTTCATGCTGGAGGTCACAG TACGAGACCAGCCCCAGGTTCCTGAAAATGCTGCGAATCAAAAGGAAATTCCAAAGAACAGTTACATGAGTGTGGCTGCTGTATTTGTGGTAGTAGGCTCTCTTGCCATTGGACTGCTGCTTCTCAAGCTGTTTCAAGCCAGAAGACTCAGACAAC ATGAATCCTTGATACCAGAGGACTCTGTTGTGCCAGAAGGTATGTTTGAGTATATTATTTGTCTACCTAATGGAAAAGGGATTCCTGTCCGAACTATCAAAGTGTATCAAATGTATAGTAAAATGCACTTTATAAAATGTGTACAGCTCCACCAACCACCAGCATGCCCAGCAcaagaacattccaggcattcccgtggtTGGCAGGctacatcacatccggccgtgattgggagtcccacagggcagcgcacaattgtcccagtgtcgtccgggtttgaccggagtaggccgtcattgtaa